A DNA window from Gemmatimonadaceae bacterium contains the following coding sequences:
- a CDS encoding 50S ribosomal protein L25/general stress protein Ctc, with the protein MATTPLTAAGRSDVGKGVARKLRAAGRTPGVIYGHAREPRSLSLDTHEFELMLEKVAYRTTVFELDLDGTKSNALIREIQRHPYKKEILHVDFQELVAGEKVTVNVPLAFVGASIGVKEGGIIDQIMHDFSIRVDPMAIPSKIEVDITALAIGKSLHVSDIAVPAGVEVLDDEDATVCTCAAPKEEKAAEPLPGAEVAAEAEPEVLSKGKKEEEEGAEAEKKA; encoded by the coding sequence ATGGCTACCACTCCGCTTACCGCCGCCGGCCGCAGTGATGTCGGCAAGGGCGTCGCGCGCAAGCTGCGCGCCGCCGGCCGCACCCCCGGCGTCATCTATGGGCACGCCCGCGAGCCGCGCTCGCTCTCGCTCGACACGCACGAGTTCGAGTTGATGCTCGAGAAGGTCGCGTATCGCACGACGGTCTTCGAGCTCGACCTCGACGGCACCAAGTCCAACGCGCTGATCCGCGAGATCCAGCGCCATCCGTACAAGAAGGAAATCCTCCACGTCGACTTCCAGGAACTGGTCGCCGGCGAGAAGGTCACCGTGAACGTGCCGCTCGCGTTCGTGGGCGCCTCCATCGGCGTCAAGGAAGGCGGCATCATCGACCAGATCATGCACGACTTCTCCATCCGCGTCGATCCGATGGCGATCCCGAGCAAGATCGAGGTCGACATCACGGCCCTCGCCATCGGCAAGTCGCTGCACGTCTCCGACATCGCGGTGCCGGCCGGCGTCGAGGTGCTGGACGACGAGGACGCGACGGTCTGCACGTGCGCCGCGCCGAAGGAAGAGAAGGCGGCGGAGCCGCTGCCGGGTGCCGAGGTTGCGGCCGAGGCCGAACCGGAAGTGCTCAGCAAGGGCAAGAAGGAAGAGGAGGAGGGCGCCGAGGCCGAGAAGAAGGCCTAG
- the rsmI gene encoding 16S rRNA (cytidine(1402)-2'-O)-methyltransferase yields the protein MVDSVGTLYIVSTPIGNLGDLSARALETLRSVDAILAEDTRHTRALLSHFDIHTPLESYHEHNEAATTPSLVGRLQIGARLALVSDAGTPLLSDPGARLVQAAVSAGVPVVPIPGASALLAALVGAALPADRFTFFGFVPRKGPERRALLADVAALRHTAVLYEAPNRVADTLRDLAAAGAGDRLAVVARELTKQFEEFCRGAVSALAAQFAEAAPRGEVVIVVQGGEAPPLDEEALRARAAALRAEGLSARDVVRVLMEDDGAPRNLAYRLAHD from the coding sequence GTGGTAGACTCGGTCGGCACGCTCTACATCGTCAGCACGCCCATCGGGAACCTCGGGGACCTGAGTGCGCGCGCGCTGGAGACGCTGCGTTCGGTGGATGCGATCCTCGCGGAAGACACGCGGCACACGCGCGCCCTGCTGTCGCATTTCGACATCCACACGCCGCTCGAGTCGTATCACGAGCACAACGAGGCGGCCACCACGCCGTCGCTCGTCGGGCGCCTGCAGATCGGGGCGCGACTGGCGCTGGTGAGTGACGCCGGCACGCCGCTGCTCAGCGATCCGGGCGCGCGGCTGGTGCAGGCCGCGGTGTCGGCCGGCGTGCCGGTGGTGCCGATTCCCGGCGCATCGGCGCTGCTCGCCGCCCTCGTCGGCGCGGCGCTGCCGGCCGATCGGTTCACGTTCTTCGGCTTCGTGCCGCGCAAGGGCCCCGAGCGCCGCGCGCTGCTCGCCGACGTCGCCGCGCTCCGTCACACCGCCGTGCTGTACGAGGCGCCGAACCGGGTGGCCGACACGCTCCGCGATCTCGCCGCGGCCGGCGCCGGCGACCGGCTGGCCGTGGTGGCCCGTGAACTGACCAAGCAGTTCGAGGAGTTCTGCCGCGGCGCGGTGAGCGCGCTGGCCGCGCAGTTTGCCGAGGCGGCGCCGCGAGGCGAGGTGGTGATCGTCGTGCAGGGCGGCGAGGCGCCGCCGCTCGACGAAGAGGCGCTGCGCGCCCGGGCGGCCGCGCTGCGCGCCGAGGGGTTGAGCGCTCGGGACGTCGTGCGCGTTCTCATGGAGGACGACGGCGCCCCCCGCAATCTCGCGTATCGCCTCGCCCACGACTGA
- the ispE gene encoding 4-(cytidine 5'-diphospho)-2-C-methyl-D-erythritol kinase encodes MSTARVQAQAKANLTLRVLAREASGFHQIETLFQRLELADVTTVREAPSRTLDVSFGDAERASDLGPVEQNLAWRAADAYAAVAGWPRGFAIEIEKWIPVGGGLGGGSADAAAVLRALDALAPRPLGPSALVDIAARLGADVAFLVSPSELAIAWGRGERLLDLPPLAAAPVLLVVPTFGVNTAAAYGALAAHRAEHPTAAGAAWRSPRDLGSWSAVAADAVNDFEPVIFDQHPELAQVRAQLAALPRSVFARMSGSGSTLFAVQEFGISVPPPKESGPGVLALPAGWSMVMTRTAPAAPVELG; translated from the coding sequence GTGAGCACGGCTCGGGTGCAGGCGCAGGCGAAGGCCAACCTCACCCTGCGCGTGCTCGCGCGGGAAGCGAGCGGCTTTCACCAGATCGAGACCCTCTTCCAGCGACTCGAGCTGGCCGACGTGACGACCGTTCGCGAGGCGCCGTCGCGCACGCTCGATGTTTCGTTCGGTGACGCGGAGCGCGCCAGCGATCTCGGTCCCGTCGAGCAGAACCTCGCCTGGCGCGCCGCCGACGCCTACGCCGCCGTGGCCGGGTGGCCGCGCGGCTTCGCGATTGAAATCGAGAAGTGGATTCCCGTCGGCGGCGGACTGGGCGGCGGCAGCGCCGACGCCGCGGCGGTGCTGCGCGCGCTTGACGCGCTCGCGCCGCGCCCGCTGGGTCCGTCGGCGCTCGTGGACATCGCGGCCCGGCTTGGCGCGGACGTCGCCTTTCTCGTCTCGCCCTCGGAACTCGCCATCGCGTGGGGGCGCGGGGAGCGCCTGCTCGACCTGCCGCCGCTCGCCGCGGCGCCCGTCCTGCTCGTCGTGCCCACTTTTGGCGTCAACACCGCGGCGGCGTACGGTGCCCTCGCGGCCCATCGCGCGGAGCACCCGACGGCGGCGGGCGCGGCGTGGCGCTCGCCGCGCGACCTCGGCAGCTGGAGTGCCGTGGCCGCCGACGCGGTGAACGACTTCGAGCCGGTCATCTTCGACCAGCATCCCGAACTCGCCCAGGTGCGCGCCCAACTGGCGGCGTTGCCGCGCTCGGTCTTCGCCCGCATGAGCGGGTCGGGCTCGACGCTCTTCGCCGTGCAGGAATTCGGCATCTCGGTGCCGCCCCCCAAGGAGTCCGGCCCCGGCGTCCTCGCGCTTCCCGCCGGCTGGAGCATGGTGATGACGCGGACGGCGCCCGCCGCACCCGTCGAACTGGGCTAG
- the trxA gene encoding thioredoxin, protein MAGNLIAVTDADFEQEVEKHQGVAVVDFWAVWCGPCRMIAPVLEQLSVEYEGKVKVTKLDVDTNQKTSMRFNVRSIPTLLFFKDGKVVDQVIGAVPKSALEAKFKQHTA, encoded by the coding sequence ATGGCGGGTAATCTGATTGCAGTGACGGACGCCGACTTCGAGCAGGAAGTCGAGAAGCATCAGGGAGTGGCGGTCGTCGATTTCTGGGCGGTCTGGTGCGGTCCGTGCCGCATGATTGCGCCGGTGCTCGAGCAGCTCTCGGTCGAGTACGAAGGCAAGGTGAAGGTGACCAAGCTCGACGTCGACACGAACCAGAAGACGTCGATGCGCTTCAACGTGCGGTCCATCCCGACGCTGCTGTTCTTCAAGGACGGCAAGGTCGTGGATCAGGTGATCGGCGCGGTGCCGAAGTCGGCGCTGGAAGCGAAGTTCAAGCAGCACACGGCCTGA
- the pth gene encoding aminoacyl-tRNA hydrolase, producing the protein MKLVVGLGNPGPEYEDTRHNVGWWVVNHLADVWRFPPWRAGPAARATDGAVEGRRVRLLKPQAFMNLSGDALAPYVDRPFWAVANDLLVVVDDVALPLGTFRFRAKGSAGGHNGLRSVEEALRTQEYARLRIGVGRTEPIPGEVLRDFVLGAFTHDEQAAVRELFPALHAGVTTWIVDGILAAMNRHPGRPSPPEPPPPSPPPDAPPPAA; encoded by the coding sequence GTGAAACTCGTCGTCGGCCTCGGCAATCCGGGTCCCGAATACGAGGATACGCGTCACAACGTCGGCTGGTGGGTGGTCAACCACCTGGCCGACGTTTGGCGTTTCCCCCCGTGGCGCGCCGGCCCCGCGGCGCGCGCGACGGACGGCGCGGTCGAGGGGCGCCGCGTTCGCCTGCTCAAGCCGCAGGCGTTCATGAACCTGAGCGGCGACGCGCTCGCGCCGTACGTGGATCGCCCGTTCTGGGCGGTCGCCAACGACCTGCTGGTAGTCGTCGACGACGTGGCCCTCCCGCTGGGCACCTTTCGCTTTCGGGCGAAGGGTTCGGCGGGGGGACACAACGGGCTACGCAGCGTCGAGGAGGCGCTGCGCACGCAGGAGTACGCGCGGCTGCGCATCGGCGTCGGACGAACGGAACCGATCCCGGGTGAGGTGCTGCGCGATTTCGTGCTCGGCGCGTTCACCCACGACGAGCAGGCGGCCGTGCGCGAACTGTTCCCCGCCCTGCACGCCGGCGTCACGACGTGGATCGTGGACGGGATTCTCGCCGCGATGAATCGTCATCCCGGACGCCCTTCACCCCCCGAGCCGCCACCCCCTTCGCCGCCGCCGGACGCACCCCCTCCCGCAGCTTGA
- a CDS encoding lysylphosphatidylglycerol synthase transmembrane domain-containing protein, giving the protein MRISARGALGIAVSALLLWYALKDVPFAQVVSALRASDLTLWALCTVSSQLIFPLRARRWRTILDPVAPNLPFGPLWRATAIGMMANNVLPARAGELVRVFVLVRERKEVPWSTALASLAVDRVFDALCVVLLLVAAMLAPDFPRDFIIGGRPVQSIAGVMAAVVVLSFGGLFAVAQWPHAMERLAVRIAGAVLPRTQERVGLLVHALAAGLAVVREPSRFFATFFWALVHWLMNALAFWFGFRAVGIVAPFTAALFVQGIIVIGVSVPSSPGFVGVFETAAKLALPVYGVAPVQAVTWALGFHFLSYIPITVIGAWYFLRMGVHFGDVEAATKAAERRVTGEHEGMSP; this is encoded by the coding sequence ATGCGAATCAGCGCTCGCGGTGCGCTCGGCATCGCCGTCAGTGCCCTCCTGCTGTGGTATGCGCTGAAGGATGTGCCCTTCGCGCAGGTCGTGTCGGCGCTGCGCGCAAGCGACCTGACGCTGTGGGCGCTCTGCACGGTGTCCTCGCAGCTCATCTTCCCGCTGCGCGCGCGCCGCTGGCGCACCATCCTCGACCCGGTGGCGCCCAACCTGCCGTTCGGTCCGCTCTGGCGGGCCACCGCCATCGGGATGATGGCGAACAACGTGCTCCCCGCCCGCGCCGGTGAACTGGTGCGCGTCTTCGTCCTCGTGCGCGAACGCAAGGAAGTCCCGTGGTCCACCGCCCTGGCCTCGCTGGCCGTGGACCGCGTCTTTGACGCCCTGTGCGTCGTGCTGCTGCTGGTGGCGGCGATGCTCGCCCCCGACTTCCCGCGCGACTTCATCATCGGCGGCCGCCCGGTGCAGTCCATCGCCGGGGTGATGGCGGCCGTGGTGGTGCTCTCATTCGGCGGGCTCTTCGCGGTGGCGCAGTGGCCGCACGCGATGGAACGCCTCGCGGTGCGCATCGCCGGCGCGGTGCTGCCGCGCACGCAGGAGCGGGTCGGCCTGCTGGTGCACGCGCTGGCCGCCGGCCTCGCCGTCGTCCGGGAGCCGTCGCGGTTCTTCGCCACGTTCTTCTGGGCGCTGGTGCACTGGCTGATGAACGCGCTCGCCTTCTGGTTCGGCTTCCGCGCCGTCGGCATCGTCGCGCCGTTCACCGCCGCCCTCTTCGTGCAGGGCATCATCGTGATCGGCGTCTCGGTGCCGTCCTCCCCCGGCTTCGTGGGCGTCTTCGAGACGGCGGCCAAGCTGGCGCTCCCCGTCTACGGCGTCGCTCCGGTGCAGGCGGTCACGTGGGCGCTCGGCTTCCACTTCCTGTCTTACATTCCCATCACCGTGATCGGCGCGTGGTACTTCCTGCGCATGGGCGTGCATTTCGGTGACGTCGAAGCCGCGACGAAGGCCGCGGAACGGCGCGTCACCGGCGAGCACGAGGGGATGTCGCCGTGA
- a CDS encoding DUF4159 domain-containing protein — translation MRLSHILLLALPLATGAARPLHAPAAPRLAVARLQYDGGGDWYANPSSLPNLIAAIRQRTTLDVDPKEARVTLMDERLWDYPFLHLTGHGNIRLTEPEVARLREYLLRGGFLHADDNYGLDDSFRRELKRVFPDRELVDVPLRHPVYHAVYDVPQGVPKIHEHDGKPARGLGLFIGDRLAVFYSYESDLGNGWEDVGTYKDDPPELHEQALRMGVNLFVYAISSRPGA, via the coding sequence ATGCGCCTCTCCCACATTCTCCTGCTCGCGCTTCCCCTCGCGACCGGCGCGGCCCGCCCGCTGCACGCGCCGGCGGCGCCGCGCCTCGCCGTGGCGCGCCTGCAGTACGACGGTGGCGGCGACTGGTACGCCAATCCCTCGAGCCTGCCCAACCTGATCGCCGCCATCCGTCAGCGGACCACGCTCGACGTGGATCCCAAGGAAGCGCGCGTCACGCTGATGGACGAGCGGCTGTGGGACTATCCGTTCCTGCACCTCACGGGGCACGGGAACATTCGGCTGACCGAACCGGAAGTGGCGCGCCTGCGCGAGTACCTGCTGCGCGGCGGCTTCCTTCACGCCGACGACAATTACGGGCTCGATGATTCGTTCCGTCGCGAGCTCAAGCGCGTCTTCCCCGACCGCGAGCTGGTGGACGTGCCGCTGCGGCACCCGGTCTACCACGCGGTGTACGACGTTCCGCAGGGCGTGCCGAAGATCCACGAACACGACGGCAAGCCGGCGCGCGGCCTCGGGCTGTTCATCGGCGACCGCCTCGCCGTCTTCTACAGCTACGAGAGCGACCTCGGCAACGGCTGGGAAGACGTGGGCACGTACAAGGATGATCCACCGGAGCTGCATGAACAGGCGCTGCGCATGGGCGTGAATCTCTTCGTGTACGCCATCAGCAGCCGTCCGGGCGCATGA
- a CDS encoding ribose-phosphate pyrophosphokinase translates to MDGLAVPLKGFRVLTGTANRALAENIVKHLDCDLTKCTTSRFADGEVFARIDENVRGADVYIVQPTNPPAENIMELLLLIDAARRASAARITCVVPYFGYGRQDRKDQPRVAIGAKLMANMLTGAGADRLLAIDFHAHALQGFFDIPVDHLYAAPVLTAHYRKKNLKDLVVVAPDVGSAKMARGFAKRLDASLAIIDKRRPQANVAEVVNVVGEVEGRDCLLADDMIDTAGTVSESARALKELGARDIYICATHALFSGPAVERLSNSPVKEVTVTDTIALPESRRFPQLNVLSVGELLAKAIRSTHAYQSVSSLFE, encoded by the coding sequence ATGGACGGTCTCGCGGTTCCGCTGAAGGGCTTTCGGGTCCTGACTGGCACGGCAAACCGGGCGCTTGCCGAGAACATCGTCAAGCACCTCGATTGCGACCTCACCAAGTGCACGACCTCACGGTTTGCCGACGGTGAGGTCTTCGCGCGCATTGACGAAAATGTGCGCGGCGCGGACGTCTACATCGTGCAGCCGACCAACCCGCCGGCCGAGAACATCATGGAGCTGCTGCTCCTGATCGACGCGGCGCGCCGGGCCTCGGCGGCACGCATCACCTGCGTGGTTCCGTACTTCGGCTACGGCCGGCAGGACCGCAAGGACCAGCCGCGCGTGGCCATCGGCGCCAAGCTGATGGCGAACATGCTGACCGGAGCCGGCGCCGACCGGCTGCTCGCGATCGACTTCCATGCGCACGCGCTGCAGGGGTTCTTCGACATCCCCGTCGACCACCTCTACGCCGCGCCGGTGCTCACCGCGCATTATCGCAAGAAGAACCTCAAGGACCTCGTCGTCGTGGCGCCGGATGTCGGGTCGGCCAAGATGGCGCGCGGCTTCGCGAAGCGCCTCGACGCGTCGCTCGCCATCATCGACAAGCGCCGCCCGCAGGCCAACGTCGCCGAGGTCGTGAACGTCGTCGGTGAAGTCGAAGGGCGCGATTGTCTCCTCGCCGACGACATGATCGACACCGCGGGCACGGTCAGCGAGTCGGCGCGCGCGCTCAAGGAACTTGGCGCGCGCGACATCTACATCTGCGCCACGCACGCCCTGTTCAGCGGCCCCGCCGTGGAGCGGCTCAGCAACTCGCCGGTGAAGGAAGTGACCGTGACCGACACGATCGCCCTCCCCGAGTCGCGGCGCTTCCCGCAGCTCAACGTGCTCTCCGTCGGCGAACTGCTCGCCAAGGCCATTCGCAGCACCCACGCCTATCAGTCGGTGAGCTCGCTGTTCGAGTAG
- a CDS encoding four helix bundle protein: MKGNQAGKYGTASGAGPAKMGASEVPMQDYRKLDVWTKAHELAVDVHRAVGVRGAGENAAAAASPTAPSAGSGESELLATVRRAAVRVPVLIVRGCEGETAAAFSQAMREAALATDEFAYLLRLARDAAVLEAVPYAKLEARTNQLRAMLGALNRTVRLKLREGVRPAAAKGVAARGVKGVRDDDSSRRESRPRSTS, from the coding sequence ATGAAAGGTAACCAGGCGGGGAAGTATGGTACGGCATCCGGCGCCGGACCTGCGAAGATGGGCGCATCGGAGGTGCCCATGCAGGATTATCGGAAGCTGGATGTCTGGACCAAGGCGCACGAACTCGCAGTCGACGTCCATCGTGCCGTCGGGGTGCGAGGCGCTGGGGAGAATGCGGCGGCGGCTGCCTCCCCGACGGCGCCGTCGGCCGGTTCGGGGGAATCGGAACTGCTCGCGACCGTCCGCCGCGCCGCCGTGCGCGTGCCGGTGCTGATCGTGCGGGGCTGTGAGGGCGAGACGGCTGCGGCGTTCTCGCAGGCGATGCGCGAGGCGGCGCTGGCGACCGACGAGTTCGCGTACCTGCTGCGGCTGGCGCGCGACGCGGCGGTGCTGGAGGCGGTGCCCTATGCGAAGCTCGAGGCGCGGACCAACCAGCTGCGGGCGATGCTCGGTGCGCTCAACCGCACCGTGCGGCTCAAGCTGCGGGAGGGGGTGCGTCCGGCGGCGGCGAAGGGGGTGGCGGCTCGGGGGGTGAAGGGCGTCCGGGATGACGATTCATCGCGGCGAGAATCCCGTCCACGATCCACGTCGTGA
- the mce gene encoding methylmalonyl-CoA epimerase, with amino-acid sequence MTTPARRGTRIAHLGVAVRALPDVLPLYRDVLGLPAVPLDDADGARIAGFAAGDSLVELLEPAVADSPIAKYIDRRGPGIHHICFYVDDLDATLAKATAAGITLIDDVPRIGAEGKRIAFLHPKSTNGVLIELSEY; translated from the coding sequence GTGACCACCCCTGCCCGTCGTGGCACCCGCATCGCCCACCTCGGCGTTGCCGTGCGCGCGCTTCCCGATGTCCTGCCGTTGTACCGCGACGTGCTCGGCCTGCCCGCGGTGCCGCTCGATGATGCCGACGGCGCCCGCATTGCCGGCTTCGCCGCCGGCGACTCGCTGGTGGAACTCCTGGAACCCGCCGTGGCCGACTCTCCCATCGCGAAGTACATCGACCGGCGAGGCCCCGGCATCCACCACATCTGCTTCTACGTCGATGATCTCGACGCCACCCTCGCCAAGGCGACGGCCGCCGGGATCACGCTTATCGATGACGTGCCGCGCATCGGCGCCGAGGGCAAGCGCATTGCCTTCCTGCACCCGAAGTCAACGAACGGCGTGCTCATCGAACTGTCTGAATACTAA
- a CDS encoding pyridoxine 5'-phosphate synthase gives MASSGGPGHLRLYINIDHVATIRQARLTDEPDPAAAAVRCEAAGADGITAHLREDRRHIQDADVTALLGVIRTPFNLEMALTDEMLAIAERLRPHQVTLVPERRQEVTTEGGLDVTLDPLRLRDGLARLAAAGIRTSLFIDADPRMIDQSAAAGAAAIELHTGRYAHAPADPATLKALRDGALRGRAAGLAVHAGHGLTVRNVGPVAAIADIEELNIGHHIISRAVFVGIEAAVREMRGAMDNARHND, from the coding sequence ATGGCATCATCTGGCGGCCCGGGGCATCTCCGCCTCTACATCAACATTGATCACGTCGCGACCATCCGTCAGGCGCGTCTCACCGACGAGCCCGACCCGGCGGCCGCGGCCGTGCGGTGCGAAGCGGCCGGCGCCGACGGCATCACCGCGCACCTGCGCGAGGATCGCCGCCACATCCAGGACGCCGACGTGACCGCCCTGCTTGGCGTCATCCGCACGCCCTTCAATCTCGAGATGGCCCTCACCGACGAGATGCTGGCCATCGCCGAGCGGCTGCGCCCGCACCAGGTGACCCTGGTGCCCGAGCGCCGCCAAGAAGTGACGACTGAGGGCGGGCTCGACGTCACACTTGACCCCCTCCGCCTGCGCGACGGGCTGGCGCGACTTGCCGCGGCCGGCATCCGCACGTCGCTGTTCATCGACGCGGACCCGCGGATGATCGACCAGTCGGCGGCGGCCGGCGCCGCCGCGATCGAACTGCACACCGGACGGTACGCGCACGCGCCGGCCGATCCCGCCACCCTGAAGGCGCTGCGCGATGGCGCGCTCCGGGGAAGGGCCGCCGGCCTCGCCGTCCACGCCGGCCACGGCCTGACCGTCCGCAACGTCGGCCCCGTCGCCGCCATCGCGGACATCGAGGAACTCAACATCGGCCATCACATCATCAGCCGCGCCGTGTTCGTGGGGATCGAGGCGGCGGTGCGGGAGATGAGAGGGGCGATGGACAACGCTCGACACAACGATTGA